ATTTGATACCTGTTCTCGTACTTATCCATTCATCATTTGTGTCAACGATAGTACTAATTTCATCATTACTGATGCTAGCTGGTGGAATACACTTTCCCCAGCCCGTAATTTTTGCATAAACCATAGTGTCTCTTAATCTAATCCGACCAGTTGGCCAATTTTTTATTTATACCAAATCCTTCACAGTATTGCCATAAAAGCGAAGCAGAGGTTCGTATTAACGCGATATAACTGACCTCGATCACACCTATTTTTGTTAGATTAGGTATAATTCTTTTATCTTAGCTTAGCTTCTTACATTTTCATGAAAATTGCGTTTTCTCCGAACTCTGCATTGGGCCAACTTTTGTTGTTGCGGTCAGTGGCAATCGCTATCCAAATTGTGATGCTAGCGATAGCGGCTGTCGTTTTTGGTAAACAATTTGATTTTGTTTCGGTAGTTGCAGTGGTAGCTGCGGAGTCGGTATTTCAGCTGTTAAGTATATACGCCTACCGTAACACAAAAGAAGCAGCGCCTATTGGTATGACAATGCAATTGTTGGCGGATATTTTGTTTCTTACTATTTTGTTGGACCTGACCGGCGGAGCAACCAATGCTTTCGTGTCCTTGTTGGTACTGCCAACGGTTATTGCAGCAGTAACGATTCCAACTATCAATATGTTGATGGTGTCGGCTGGGGCGATTGGCGCTTATCTTTATCTTTATATAAAAATGTCTCATGAACATGTCCACCACATGGACATGAGCACTCACTTGCTCGGGATGTTAGTAAACTTTACTTTCACTATCATAGTCGTTGTTACCGTCGTAAGCATATTGGTAAAGCAAAATCGAAAAAAAGAAAGGGCAATTGCTATGCTACGAGAGCAGCAACTTCAGCAAGAGCAATTAATTGCACTAGGTAGTGCGGCTGCACAAGCTACCCATCAACTCGCCACGCCAATCGCACATTTGGCTCTATTACACGAAGAGCTGGAGGAGTCGTATCCAAAAGAGGCATGTGTTCAAGAAATGTCAGAACCGCTTGGGAAATGTAAGGAGCAGCTTAATGTCTTTAGAGAATTTACTGATTATTTAAAGTCAGCGTCTAAACAAATGATAACTGTAGAGCGTCTTGCAGAGCAGTTAAAAGAATTAACGAATTTACAATTTCCACAGCAGCATTTTAGATTCGATATCACGAATGTTCAGGGGGCACTGTGCGATGATCCTATGTTGATGCCTTCGATTTTAAACCTGATTAGCAACGGTGTGCGAGCAAATGAGCAAGCAAAACAGACTGACATCGACGTGACATTTACCTCAGAGTCGACTGAACATGTGATCACCATACTTGATAGAGGTGAGGGAATTGCAGAAGAAAGGCTAGCGCAGTTAGGGCACAATGTAGTGAATAGTGAATCAGGGCTTGGCATGGCGGTACTGCTGAGTCATGCGACAATTGAACGGCTTGGTGGACATCTGCTGATTGAAAGCGACCTTACTTATGGCACTAAATGTACAGTTAAACTACCAAAGGTGAGTGATGAAGTTACTGCTTGTTGAAGATGATCTGCCTTATGCGCAGACATTAATAAGGCGCTTGGAAAAACAAGGTTTTAGTGTTGAACATGTTACTTCCATTGAAGATATGCAGGTGGCGTGTAAACAAGAGATTTTCGGCTACATATTATTGGATATGAAACTTGGCGAGGCCAACTCAATAAACTTCATAACACAAATCAAGCAGCTCAATGCAAATGCTCGCATTGTATTATTAACGGGTTATGCCAGCATTGCGACTGCGGTTGAGGCGATAAAATTGGGCGCTGACGACTACTTAACTAAACCTGCAAGTACCAGCTTGATAGTACAAACGCTATTGGGAGAGAAAGGCCAAGAAATTGTGGAAGAAGTCATGTCTCCAGAACGACTAGAGTGGGAACATATTCAGCAAGTTTTAAAGGCAAATGAAGGTAATATCTCTGAAACCGCGCGGCAACTTAACATGCACAGAAGAACGCTGCAGAGGAAATTACAAAAGAAACCTGTTTATAAGTAGGTTTTCACTTATACTCATTATTAAATAAAATGAAATATGCTGAGTTAGTCGATGATACTCTCATTTGAAGCATTAAACCTTTGGGCAATTATTCTCGCCGCTTTGTCTTCCTTTATGTTAGGTGGTATTTGGTATTCGCCTATGCTGTTTCAAAAAGCCTGGATGGAGGGATGTGGACTGACAGAGCTTGACCTACAAACGAGCGATCCCAAGATGACTTTTGGCGTCGCATTTTTGTTGTCTTTGTTATCCGCTGTGTTTATGGCGGTGATGCTTGATCTATCGCTCTCTTTGCTAGCGGCTACCGGAGTTGGGTTTGGTGTGGGGATCTTTTTCGTCGCCTGTTCACTAGGAATAAGCTATATATTTGAGCAGCGCCCGATGAAACTGTTTTTAGTCAACGGTGGCTATCATGTGTTACAGTTTACGCTCATTGCATTTGTACTCAGGATTATGAGTTAATTCGGTATGGCAAAACCCAATAAAAAAGGCCCTGTTAGAACTGTCGATATTTATTGTGCAGGATGCCGCCAGCAGCTATTTAAGTATCGTAAGGGAGGCAAGGGCAGCCTAGTTAAATGTTTTAAAGAACGGATCACCCAAGATTTTACCACCAACCAAATAAACTGCCCTCATTGTGAGCAAGAGTTTGCCCGCGATACATTAGTGAGAGGTGCGCCAGCACTGAAAATAATTGGTGGCAAGGTCACCTTCAAGTAGTCATTACTTCAATTCTTATTGCTCACTTATTGTTGTTATCAGACAAATGTCCTGTCTTGAATTTTCCAATTTGTTACTATCTCGCCGTTTGGCTTTGCTGTTTCAACGAATGAAAATGACCCTTCCCATGGAACTGGGCCAGCCTCTTGGGTCTCGCTAAATGGAAAAAACATGATCGATTTAATGTTCGATATCATCGGTATGACAGGCACTTTCTTGGTTGTTGGTGCATTCTTTATGCTACAGCTGGAAAAGGCATCTCCCGATAGTTTAACGTATAACTTAATGAATTTAAGTGGTGCGATCCTACTACTGATTAGTCTTTGTTATAACTTTAACCTTGCAAGCTTTGTGATTGAGCTATTTTGGATCGCAGCGTCTTTAATTGGTTTATTTAAATATTTCAAAGCGAGAAAGTTGGCATCGGCTTAGAGTCTAAAAGAAAAGGCTAATCAAAAACTTGCGTAGTGGCTAGGAGCAAGTATTATTAAGTTAATCATATGCTGCTACGTAGGTTAGAGTAATCTAACACTACGAGTGAAGTGTGGGAACATAGAGCTCGTATAATATGAAAAACTTAAGCGCTTTAATTAAAGTCACGCCATTATTAATTCCTTTTGCGGTAGTCGCTGAACCAGAAGCTACGGACTCCGACCTTTATCAGCTTTCATTTGAAGAGCTGTTGAATGTAAATGTCTCTATCGCAACCAAAACCGACGAAACGAGAGCATCGGTTCCCTCTAGTATTACTGTTTTTAATTCAGAGCAAATAAATAGCCTAGGTGTCGACAATGTTTATGATTTAATGAACTTCGTACCTGGCTTTCAATCTACTCGAGGCGATTGGGTAGGAGCTGTGCCAAAAGAGCATACCCGTGGTGTATACTTGGATACTGGGCACGTGTTAGTGATGATTGACGGTCAAAGGCTCAATGAGTCCTCATTTGGTAAAGCATCAGTCTACACACCCTACATTCCGATTGAGATTATCAATAAAGTTGAATTTATCCGAGGTCCTGGTTCTGCCCTCTATGGGAGTAACGCCTTTCTTGGTGTGATGAATATTATTACCAAAAAACGTAATAATCAGCTTTCTGTTGGCTATGGTGAGCATGGTAGTGCGCAAGCAGCAATTAATCTTTCAAGGCAAGTGTCGGATAAAACGCGGCTCTATGCCAATGTAGCATTTAATAAACGCTCAGGGGATAGCTATTTTGGAGGTGCTGTAAAAGACCCATTAGAATCACTTTTTGCTGTATTTGGAGGTAGCCACCAAGCGTTAACATGGCAAGTAAGGTTTAACCGTACTCAACTCGATGAGTTTTTAAATCTTTCCCGTTATTCCCCTGAAAACGAGCATAAAAGTGAGAACTATGCAGCAACATTTGAGTATCATTGGCAAGCTACTGAGCAACTAGAGTTAACGCATAAGCTAAGCTTTATTGAGCATAATATAGAAAGTGCAGGACTCATCGTTACAGCAGCAGAAATTGGTATCACGCAAGGAGGGGACTTCTTAGTTGGTCCAGCTTGGCAATCCAGAGATTTAACTTATAACTTAGATGGTGGTTATAAACAAAACGACCGGTTACAGTGGAATTTTGGCGTTGAGCTATCAAAAGAAGAACAAAGTAAAGCAGGTGTTAGAACCTCATATTACGATCAAAGTGCCGATGATATCATCATCTATAACCACACTTATTTAGGTGATATTCAAACCATATCTGATTACACCCCTTTTTATCCGTTGCGACAAGACTTTGATTCCTATGCTGGATACGTTCAAGCAAAGTATCGGTTTAGCGAGCAACTGAGTATGTTCGCGGGTGCACGATACGACGAAGTGAAAGACATAGATGATAAATTATCGCCTAGACTAGCGTTCGTTTATGGTTACGATGAGGCTAACACTTTTAAGTTGCAATATGGTGAGTCTTTTCGTACCCCTGTGAGCAACGAACTTAATTCAAACGATGATATTACATCAGGTAATTCGGAGTTAACTTCAGAATATGTAAAAACCACAGAGCTTGTTTGGCACTATCAAGATGAGTCTAAACAGTTTGATGTAGTGTTATTTGATAATGAGCTTGAAGACTTCATTAATCTAGTACCAATAGACGATGAACAAGCGGAGTTTACATTTGATAACGTCTTTGAGACGAGCATGCAGGGTATTGAAGTTAATGCTAATTTTAATCTGAGTGGCACAACTTGGATACAAGGCGCATACACCCAGTTATTTGACGAGCCATTAAATGGCAGTTTTAAAAAGTTTGCTGCACTTGCCTTTACTCATAAAAGAGAGGCGGTAGAAGTAACTTTAAATGCAATTTGGCGAGACACAACATTTATACCAGCTCCCCCTGAGTCA
The sequence above is a segment of the Pseudoalteromonas piscicida genome. Coding sequences within it:
- a CDS encoding sensor histidine kinase, with product MAIAIQIVMLAIAAVVFGKQFDFVSVVAVVAAESVFQLLSIYAYRNTKEAAPIGMTMQLLADILFLTILLDLTGGATNAFVSLLVLPTVIAAVTIPTINMLMVSAGAIGAYLYLYIKMSHEHVHHMDMSTHLLGMLVNFTFTIIVVVTVVSILVKQNRKKERAIAMLREQQLQQEQLIALGSAAAQATHQLATPIAHLALLHEELEESYPKEACVQEMSEPLGKCKEQLNVFREFTDYLKSASKQMITVERLAEQLKELTNLQFPQQHFRFDITNVQGALCDDPMLMPSILNLISNGVRANEQAKQTDIDVTFTSESTEHVITILDRGEGIAEERLAQLGHNVVNSESGLGMAVLLSHATIERLGGHLLIESDLTYGTKCTVKLPKVSDEVTAC
- a CDS encoding response regulator transcription factor is translated as MKLLLVEDDLPYAQTLIRRLEKQGFSVEHVTSIEDMQVACKQEIFGYILLDMKLGEANSINFITQIKQLNANARIVLLTGYASIATAVEAIKLGADDYLTKPASTSLIVQTLLGEKGQEIVEEVMSPERLEWEHIQQVLKANEGNISETARQLNMHRRTLQRKLQKKPVYK
- a CDS encoding DUF1761 domain-containing protein: MILSFEALNLWAIILAALSSFMLGGIWYSPMLFQKAWMEGCGLTELDLQTSDPKMTFGVAFLLSLLSAVFMAVMLDLSLSLLAATGVGFGVGIFFVACSLGISYIFEQRPMKLFLVNGGYHVLQFTLIAFVLRIMS
- a CDS encoding CBU_0592 family membrane protein, whose amino-acid sequence is MIDLMFDIIGMTGTFLVVGAFFMLQLEKASPDSLTYNLMNLSGAILLLISLCYNFNLASFVIELFWIAASLIGLFKYFKARKLASA
- a CDS encoding TonB-dependent receptor plug domain-containing protein — protein: MKNLSALIKVTPLLIPFAVVAEPEATDSDLYQLSFEELLNVNVSIATKTDETRASVPSSITVFNSEQINSLGVDNVYDLMNFVPGFQSTRGDWVGAVPKEHTRGVYLDTGHVLVMIDGQRLNESSFGKASVYTPYIPIEIINKVEFIRGPGSALYGSNAFLGVMNIITKKRNNQLSVGYGEHGSAQAAINLSRQVSDKTRLYANVAFNKRSGDSYFGGAVKDPLESLFAVFGGSHQALTWQVRFNRTQLDEFLNLSRYSPENEHKSENYAATFEYHWQATEQLELTHKLSFIEHNIESAGLIVTAAEIGITQGGDFLVGPAWQSRDLTYNLDGGYKQNDRLQWNFGVELSKEEQSKAGVRTSYYDQSADDIIIYNHTYLGDIQTISDYTPFYPLRQDFDSYAGYVQAKYRFSEQLSMFAGARYDEVKDIDDKLSPRLAFVYGYDEANTFKLQYGESFRTPVSNELNSNDDITSGNSELTSEYVKTTELVWHYQDESKQFDVVLFDNELEDFINLVPIDDEQAEFTFDNVFETSMQGIEVNANFNLSGTTWIQGAYTQLFDEPLNGSFKKFAALAFTHKREAVEVTLNAIWRDTTFIPAPPESIVDDFEQSNYYLIGGTVSFNLDNNAKIQLKAENLFDKKYTVFDPRLIDGHVPQQGRNLVIQYIKNFN